In the Variovorax sp. S12S4 genome, one interval contains:
- a CDS encoding aldehyde dehydrogenase family protein translates to MWSIDRAYIDGAFVPVQGSERLEIANPATEQTIGTVTLANREDAKRAIAAANRAQPVLAASTKAQRIEMLRQLEAAVLARTDQIRDATIEEYGGPLARAQWVSNYASQCFATTAQALRDYAFERRLGEAIVVMEPVGVAGLIAPWNAAAGSICSKLASAVAAGCASVIKPSELGPLQAQVVTEALHDAGLPAGVFNVLLGRGNDVGDEISTSPDIAKISFTGSTQTGKLIARAGVDTMKRVSLALSGKSATVVLDDADLAAVLPMALNAAFMNNGQACVAGTRLLVPHVHMAEAIEHLQAAVAAMRVGDPRDPATAIGPLASKAQFERVQHFIRRGLAQGAMLVAGGEGRPNGLGRGWFVQPTVFAGVHNHMDIARQEIFGPVLSVIGYGDDDEAIAIANDSAYGLQAYVFSSQPERALRVASQLRAGTVLVNRIVPELSAPFGGVKQSGIGREFGVFGMEAFLEPKTIAAANNLA, encoded by the coding sequence ATGTGGAGCATCGACCGCGCATACATCGACGGCGCCTTCGTGCCCGTGCAGGGCAGCGAGCGGTTGGAGATCGCCAACCCGGCAACCGAGCAAACCATCGGCACCGTGACGCTCGCGAACCGCGAGGATGCGAAGCGCGCGATTGCCGCCGCGAACCGCGCGCAGCCCGTGCTTGCGGCCAGCACCAAGGCGCAGCGCATCGAGATGCTCAGGCAGCTCGAAGCCGCCGTGCTGGCGCGCACGGATCAGATCCGCGATGCCACCATCGAGGAGTACGGTGGCCCGCTCGCCCGTGCGCAGTGGGTGAGCAACTACGCGTCGCAGTGCTTTGCCACTACGGCGCAGGCGCTGCGCGACTACGCCTTCGAGCGCCGCCTGGGCGAGGCCATCGTGGTGATGGAGCCGGTCGGCGTTGCCGGCCTCATCGCACCCTGGAACGCCGCCGCCGGAAGCATCTGCAGCAAGCTGGCATCGGCCGTTGCCGCGGGCTGCGCCTCGGTCATCAAGCCGAGCGAGCTGGGCCCGTTGCAGGCGCAGGTCGTCACCGAGGCGCTGCATGACGCGGGCTTGCCGGCCGGCGTCTTCAACGTGCTGCTCGGGCGCGGCAACGACGTGGGCGACGAGATTTCCACCAGCCCGGACATCGCGAAAATCTCGTTCACCGGGTCCACGCAGACCGGAAAGCTGATTGCGCGCGCGGGGGTAGACACCATGAAGCGCGTGAGCCTCGCGCTTTCGGGCAAGTCGGCCACCGTAGTGCTCGACGACGCCGACCTGGCGGCGGTGCTGCCCATGGCGCTGAATGCCGCTTTCATGAACAACGGACAGGCTTGCGTGGCCGGCACCCGTCTGCTGGTTCCGCACGTGCACATGGCCGAGGCCATCGAACACTTGCAGGCAGCCGTGGCCGCCATGCGCGTGGGCGACCCGCGCGACCCTGCCACGGCCATCGGGCCGCTCGCGAGCAAGGCGCAGTTCGAGCGCGTGCAGCATTTCATTCGCCGCGGGCTCGCGCAGGGCGCAATGCTCGTGGCCGGCGGCGAAGGCCGCCCGAACGGCCTTGGCAGAGGCTGGTTCGTGCAGCCCACCGTGTTTGCCGGTGTGCACAACCACATGGACATCGCGCGCCAGGAGATCTTCGGCCCGGTGCTCTCGGTGATCGGCTATGGCGACGACGACGAAGCCATTGCCATCGCGAACGACTCCGCATACGGCTTGCAGGCGTACGTGTTCTCGTCGCAGCCGGAGCGCGCTCTGCGCGTGGCTTCGCAACTGCGCGCCGGCACCGTGCTGGTCAACCGCATCGTCCCCGAGTTGAGCGCACCGTTCGGCGGCGTCAAGCAGTCGGGCATCGGCAGGGAGTTTGGCGTCTTTGGCATGGAGGCCTTCCTGGAGCCCAAGACCATTGCCGCCGCAAACAACCTTGCTTGA